AGAACTTATCCTCTCTGTAATGCTTTTCATCCCAAAAATCATACAGACGAAAAGCGTAATATTCAAATTCCGTCTGGTTAATCAGTTTTGGCATTTCCTCAACAACTTTATCTTCAAACATCTCATCGACGTAAAGGATTAAAATTCAGTCGGGGTCAGTTTTCACATTTTCCTGCCACTGCTTTTTGCGTAGCCTTGTATTCGGTAGAAAAAGTAGATCGTTTTGGGGTTATCGAGGTAAGAGCTATTCCTTGCAGGATTTCACGGCAAATATCTACCGTGTTATCGATGGAGTCATCATCAATTATAACAGCTTCATCAACATAGTGTCGGGCATGGGCCAAAACCCTGACCAGGTACCGTCCGCCTCATTCCGGACAATCATAGACAAGGTCAGTTTATTACCACAGCTCTTCCTCTGCCAGTTCTCCCCCCCGCTTTTTTTGCCGGAATTCCCGCCTCTTTTTTGCCGGTTTGATCCTTCTTTTGTATTCCGCCACTTTAGGTATAATAATTTCATCTATCAGATCGATACAACTTAACAGGCACCTGGCCAGATTTTTCTCCTCGTTACGGACAATCATGCACAGGCTGAGTTTATTATGTTTATTATGTTTCTTTTGTTTTCTTTATGGTTTGTTTTCATCTTTCCAAAGCAAAATATCCTTAATGTTATCCATTAGTTTTTTGCATATTTCAGAAGTATTGCCTACTTCAACAGCCTTGTAGCAGGCCAGGGTAACTGCTGCTTTTGCCAAGGCAGCAGTTGCAGCAGTACGCAAATTTTTTAACGCAATTTGTTTATCATTTAATATTTCTAAAAATCTGGGAATAAAAAGCTGGGCAATATTTAAATCACTGATCATGATATCCCGGATGAGACCGAGAATCAGATATATTACAGCCTCATCATCAATTTCCCAGTCTAGTTTTGTCAAAAGCCTATATTTCGTGTCCGGTGGGCAGAAACCCAAAAAATCCTCTAGCCTGACTCGCGGGTGATGGTTTTTGTAAATGTTTATTAACTTATGCAAAGGGTATAGATAATTGGGCTGGGATTGTAATGCCAAAAAATAAAATTTTACAGCCTTATCCCAGGAGTGTTTTGCCTCATTTATTTCACCTAAGACCTGATATACTTGGTGTTTCTTTATTCCCAGGTGATGTGGGGAACCAAAAGACAGGTGCATCATACATTCATTGATATCTTTTTCAGCTTCCGATAACTTTCCCATATCCAGCTTGGTCAACCCTGATAAAAACGACTGTTCCGGCGCCAGGGGGTAAAGGTCCTTATATCGGGTGATTAGCAGGTCCATCTCTGAAAGTTCGCCCAGTTTATAAAGACATAATCCCATTTTGATAATCAGGTCGGGCATATAGCCTTCTCGCACGGAAAGTGCGGACAGGGCCTGCCTGAATAAACTGAGGGCTTCCTTGAAACAGTCGGAAACAAAGTATTCACAACCCAAACTGTACAGCAGAAAAGGGTTACCCGGCTGTTCCCTCAAGGCTTTGATAATAACACTGGTATTGCGCTTGACTTTACTTTTCTTTTGGATTAATTCTGATAAGTACCCGTCGTGGTAAATAGTTAATGGTGCTCTTTTCAGGAAGTTTTCGCCGGCATGATGGCTTATGGAGAGCCTGACCTGTTCATGTATTGCTCCTGTAAAACGATATTCCGGTTTGTTGCGGAACAGACGGACTACAAAATCTTCACTGGTCTCAAATTCCCGTAGAGCTCCAAGTAAATTGACAATCCTGATAAAATACCCCTCCACCCCGGGATCACTTAAAAGTTTTTTCACCTGGTCTCTACTTTCAAAGACCAGCACTTCATCGGCATCCAGCACAAGTATCCACTCGCCTGAAGCCTGGGCCAGAGAAAAGTTACGAGCATTACTGAAATTATCATCCCAGGCACAGTCAAATACCCTGGCGTTAAATTTTTTCCCTATTTCCCTGGTAGAATCAGTCGACCCTGTATCAACAATAATGATTTCGTCAACCAGGCCGGAGACGCTTTTGAGGCAACGGGGCAGCATGGCTTCCTCGTTTTTTACAATCATACACAGGGATAACAGTGGTAAAGAGTGCATGGTTGCACCTCGATCAGGTTATCCTTAATTTTTTGCTGCAGTTTTAACATTTCGGTATTCTCCGGATATTTTTGCAGGCCCTCTTCCAGGATTTTTATTGCCATATCCTGATAAAGCCGGGCCAGTTCCCAGTTAACCTGCGGCGAATTGCAGCCTGTTTGCAAAGCTTTGTATAAATGTTTTTCCGCTTCAGCCAGATTGTTTTGGGCCCAGCAGGATTTCCCCAAACGATACAATACTTGCGGATCCGCACTGTCTTCCTCCATAAGCTGCCGGTATTCAAGTTCCGCTTTATCATATCTTTCATATTTAAAAAAAAGGTCTCCCAATAACCTGGCCGGCCGCCTGTCAAAAAGGCGTTTAAAACAGGCCCAGGCATTCTCCAAGCTATCAAGTTCACCTGATTCTATCAAATTCTCCAGTAATTCATTAACCATAGGAAGCACCGATTCTTTGGGGTTCTTTAAATCTTCAGGACCGACCTGCCTGCCCTCACGAAGAATTTCCAGAACTTCGGCCAGCGCCGGGTTAGTACCTGCGGCCTTAATATTTTTCAGGCAGGTGGCAGCTTTTCTGTTCTTTTTCATTAACCAGTAATGAATGAACAGATTACCCTGCGCCATAGAATAAAAGTCGTTTTCAGGGGGAATTAGGTTAAGCTCCTGAATAGCGGACACGTATTGTTTGGTTCTTAACAGGCTCAGCCCTTTAATTAGATGTATTGGGGCCGATTCCACCCCAAGACTCATCGCCGTATCGCAACATTGGACTGCCAGTGGGTAAGCCCTCTCCCGGAAAAATATGCGGCCCAAATCCACCTGGAGTACCGGGTCAGAAAGGTCAAAAACGCTGTTGAGAGCCTGCATGGTATATTCAGGATTGTCTTTCGGTCTTAAAATACTGATGATTCTGGCCAGGGAATGAATAGCTCGCGGATTCTCCCTGAGAGTTTTTATGTAGTAATCAAGAGCCGTTTCCTTATCCATAAAATATTCAGCTAATTCACCGAGCCAGTGATATATTTTATCTTTATAATGGCAGTACTGGTTGCCGTAATAGGCAGGCTGGGGGGAGACAGACAAGCTCTTTTTAAAGGAATCATAAGCTTCGGTATAAAGGCCAAGTTCCCGGCAAACAGTTCCTCTCAGGTAATAAAGGTCACCACAGTCCGGAAAGTTTTTCATCCACGAGTTGTCAATGAAGCGGAGGGCTTCCTGCAGGTTTCCCAGCAAATAGTAGCATTTTGTAATGTAGCGCATTAATTTGGGAACGTAAATTGCCTGCAAGTTGACTTTATCAAGAACGAAAAGAAATTCCTCCAGGGCTTGGTCAAGCCGGGCAACCCGAAAGTGTTCTACCCCCAGGTGAAAACGGTCCAGTAAATTATTGGGGTTCTTTTTGACGGCTTTCTCAAGCAGCCTGGTGTTCCGTTCCGCCTTATTTTTGGCCTCAATTTCTTCCTTTAGATAACCATAGTGGATAATACAAATGTCTTCGGCAATGCTTATTTTGGCATCAGGGTTAACAGCCAGTATGCTGTCACATATCTGTTCATGAATTGCTCCGGAATAACGGTATTTCCTGTTATACCTAAAGAGCCGGAAGATTACGTCCGGTGATATTTCGACCCGTCCTCCGGTTTCATAGTAGTTAAGGACTTTAATGAGGTAACCCTCCGCGTCCCCGTGGTTGATCTTTGCCAGCAGCGCCGGGATACATTGACGGTCTAATTCCTCATCGCCGTCCAGGAATAAAACCCAATCGCCGGAAACCTTATCCAGGGCAAAGTTGCGTGCCTTGCTAAAATCATCGCGCCATCTGATAACATAGACTTTATCAGTAAATTGTTTGGCAATCTTTACTGTTTTGTCAGTGGAACCGGTGTCGACCACGATTATTTCGGCGGCTATATCCTTTATGCTCGCCAAACACCGCTGCAAGTATTTTTCTTCATTTCTCACCACCAAACAGATACTCAGCCTCTTCCCTTCCACTTCCGAAACACCTCTTTTTGTTGCTCTGCCTTATAATATGGTCAGTCCGTAATAAAAGTTCCCGCCCGTTATACCGAAAGTAAGAACCATTTAATAACATATTTGCATACTGTAAATAAAGGCGGGTTTATGTAAACATAACTCAAAAGATTACTCATTGACAGTTTTGAACACATTATAAGGAACGGAAAAAAATGCCTAACCTTAAAGTACTTCAAGACAACCTGACCAAATGCGTATAAAAATTTTCGTGTCAGAAGAAGTGTGAACTTCGGTACCGTCAGCATTACAACAGATGGTGCTCCACCGGGCACAGCCATTGAAAGTCCGTCTCCCACTGAAGCCGTTGAAGTAGTTGCCAACAAAACATCTACCACATACAGCGGCGCCAGAGCACGAAACCGTATCGGCTACAACGCATGGACCTTTGCTATGCAGCTATCAATTCAGCCAGTGCCGTAACGCTGAACATTGTCTTCCAGGCTCAGAAATAAGGCTGCAAAAAATATTAAGGGGGGATATTACCATCCCTCCTATTCATTACATTGTTACGAGGTGCCAGGTTTATGGATGCAACCTTTGTGAACATTAAACTGACAGCCTACACCACAAATAAATATAACACTGTCTTTTTGCCTGACGGGCTGGAAATCGATGTTCCGCCCAGAAATCTGATAACATTAGTCCCAAATTATTTTTCAAATATGCCACCATAGGCTATAAATCCAAGTCAGCGGACCATCCGGCAAAACTAACAGTGTGGTTCCAGATGACCCGGCCACCAGCTTGGAAATGTCGCTCGGTTGGAAATCTCCCTTGTTATGGAGCTTAAGCGCCAGGTGTCTTTTTTATTGCTTACTTTTTTTGAAGTATCTAAACATTAACAATCCACCTATTATGACAATCAAGTAAGGCAAGACAGAACCCAGCAATACAATCAACCGTTCAAGTAACCTGAGCAGATCCCGACAGCTCTCAACAAAAGCATTCCAGGCCCTCTTAACAACTCCTTGAGAGTCGGGCGCATTTTTATCGCCAGCTTCCCGCACTTCCAGGTGAATGGTAGCCATCTCTGTAACATTGCCAAGATAATTAATTCTCACCTCAATACTTTCGATTTCCTGCCGCACCCTGGTTAACTCATTTTCCAGAGCCAGGACATCGCTCAGGGATGCGGCCTTGTCTACCAGCGTCAACAGCCGTGATTCCTGCCTTCTAAGATTTCTCAGCCGGGCACCGGCGTCCCTGTATTCTATGGAAACGTCCTCACCAGCCAGTCGTTTGGAAACCACCTGGCCCAGTTTTTCAAATTCAGCTATGGCAGTCGCAAACTTGTTTACCGGCACCCTTACTACGAAACGGCCGGTTTTCGTGCCATCATTATTTTCCTCGGAGTTTTCCACGTAACCGCCAAAACTTTCTGCCAACATACCAATATCTTGTACCGATTTATCAAATTTCTGCACCTTAATAGTTAACCAACCGTTCTTTATAATTTGCCGCTGCTGCACGCCGGTACCGGCCTGTGATTTTATATCCGCTCCCCCGTTATTTGCGGGAACCGCGGCCAGGATATCCGCTTTATCACTTTCGGCCATTGACACCTGTTTATCGTTGGTTTCGCCGCTGCCCGTCGGCCCGCCATATGTTGGGACTGCCTCATTATGCAATGCTTTGTACCGCTCCTGCGAGCCACTTTCTTTTGTTACAGCTTTTTGACCATCCTTGGCTCCAGTCACTAGACTATATTCTTTAGCCTTCGAACCGCCCATTTGGGGTAATGCACTTATGTTATATAATCCTCTCTGGTTCATAACCTTATCTGCCACCAAACCGATACCAATACCAAGTAATAACACTGCCGCCGGAACAATCCACCGGGCACGGAAAAAATTCCACCCTTTTAAGCTCTTTTTCCAATCCCTGATAAATGATAGCCTGCTTTTTGCACTGCCCATTCCCCGTTTTTCATCTCCAATTTCCTTTTGCACAGCCTGCAACCTGACTTTCAACTGCTCACGAAAATGTTCCGGCGGGGCTATTTCACCTAAAGACTTTATAACAGCCACTGCTTTTTGGAGGTCTGCCAGTTCCTGGCGGCACCCTGCACAAAGAGCAAGGTGTTGTGCCACGGTCTCTTTGTCAGATGGGTCCAAAACATCGTCAATATATGCAGACAGTAAATCGCGAAAATCTTTACATTCCACAGCAATCCCTCCTTTCTATTTGGAACAGGAAATGCCGTCAAGCAATTCCTGCCTCACCAGCAATTTTTCCTTCAGGGCATGCCGGGCCCGGTTAAGCCTGGATTTCACCGTGCCAGGCGAACACTGCAGCATGGATGCAATTTCTTCGTAGGAAAACCCCTGAATATCGCGCATAATAATTACTGTCCTGTGTTCCACCGACAGGGAATTTAAAATTTCCTGAACCTCCTGCTGCCATTCCTTCCGGATGACAGCATCTTCCGGAAGCTTTGAGATACTGCCTTCTTTACGCATTGCAGATCCCTTCTTATTATCCATCAATTCTTCAATAAAAACGGTTTTTTCCCGCGCACGCTTACGCAGTTCGTCTTTGCATACATTGGTAACCACCCTGTACATCCATGTCAGAAAAGCCGAGTTTCCCCGAAAGGAATGGAGAGATTTATAGACACGGATGAAGGCCTCCTGGGCAATATCAGACGCATCTGCGTGATTGCCGAAAAAACGGTAGGCAATGGTATAAACCTTATTTTCATATTTGGCCACCAGTTTGGTAAAGGCCTCCACATCGCCTTCTTTGCTTTGGGCAATCAAGACTTCGTCCGACAGACACACCCACTACCCCTCCCCTCTCCTGAACACATTCATTTTTTTGACGCTTGACCTACCGTCAAAGTTCCGGGCAGCAAAAAATTTTTAAACCAACTTTCTATTGGTGCCAAAAATAATCCTGCCCCAAACCATATTGGTATAAAAGAGAGGCAGCAATTTTTGCATGCTTCGGTATTTAAAGAAAAATTTATCTATTATATGGTAGGAATTTTAACCTCAGACAAAGAATATAGAATTTTATAAATTATCAAATAATTCATGGAGGTGTTTGTTCATGCAAGGAGGTAAAACCTTGCGGTACATCCTGGCAATACTTCTCATTGTCGCCGTGGCCGTTGTTTCAGGATGCGCCGTACAACAGCAAACGGCTGCCCCAACGACCGAAAAAGAAAAGGCAGCGCCTGAACTCTATACCAGGGGAGAGGTAAAAACCGCCGAAGAGGCTAAACAACTGCTGGTCGAAGGTAATCAAAGGTATGTTACAGGCAAGGTGCTGAACGACGACCTGAGCAGCAGCAAGCGGGAAGATCTGGTCAAAAAAGGCCAGCATCCCTTTGCCACCATACTGACCTGCTCCGACTCCCGTGTTTCCCCCGAAATCCTGTTTGACCAGGGACTGGGCGATGTGTTTATCATCCGCACCGCAGGCAATGTTGTCGAGCCTGTAGATATCGGAAGTATTGAATATGGCGTTGAGCACCTGCATACCCCTGTCCTGGTGGTTATGGGCCATTCCAACTGCGGCGCTGTTAAGGCAACAGTGGAAGCTGTTGAAAAAGGCGATAAAATGGAAGGTAACATTGGGGCTATTCTCACTAAAATTAAGCCTTCTGTTGACAAGGTTAAAGCTGCT
The sequence above is drawn from the Thermincola ferriacetica genome and encodes:
- a CDS encoding TPR domain-containing glycosyltransferase, with product MEGKRLSICLVVRNEEKYLQRCLASIKDIAAEIIVVDTGSTDKTVKIAKQFTDKVYVIRWRDDFSKARNFALDKVSGDWVLFLDGDEELDRQCIPALLAKINHGDAEGYLIKVLNYYETGGRVEISPDVIFRLFRYNRKYRYSGAIHEQICDSILAVNPDAKISIAEDICIIHYGYLKEEIEAKNKAERNTRLLEKAVKKNPNNLLDRFHLGVEHFRVARLDQALEEFLFVLDKVNLQAIYVPKLMRYITKCYYLLGNLQEALRFIDNSWMKNFPDCGDLYYLRGTVCRELGLYTEAYDSFKKSLSVSPQPAYYGNQYCHYKDKIYHWLGELAEYFMDKETALDYYIKTLRENPRAIHSLARIISILRPKDNPEYTMQALNSVFDLSDPVLQVDLGRIFFRERAYPLAVQCCDTAMSLGVESAPIHLIKGLSLLRTKQYVSAIQELNLIPPENDFYSMAQGNLFIHYWLMKKNRKAATCLKNIKAAGTNPALAEVLEILREGRQVGPEDLKNPKESVLPMVNELLENLIESGELDSLENAWACFKRLFDRRPARLLGDLFFKYERYDKAELEYRQLMEEDSADPQVLYRLGKSCWAQNNLAEAEKHLYKALQTGCNSPQVNWELARLYQDMAIKILEEGLQKYPENTEMLKLQQKIKDNLIEVQPCTLYHCYPCV
- a CDS encoding DUF4349 domain-containing protein, which codes for MECKDFRDLLSAYIDDVLDPSDKETVAQHLALCAGCRQELADLQKAVAVIKSLGEIAPPEHFREQLKVRLQAVQKEIGDEKRGMGSAKSRLSFIRDWKKSLKGWNFFRARWIVPAAVLLLGIGIGLVADKVMNQRGLYNISALPQMGGSKAKEYSLVTGAKDGQKAVTKESGSQERYKALHNEAVPTYGGPTGSGETNDKQVSMAESDKADILAAVPANNGGADIKSQAGTGVQQRQIIKNGWLTIKVQKFDKSVQDIGMLAESFGGYVENSEENNDGTKTGRFVVRVPVNKFATAIAEFEKLGQVVSKRLAGEDVSIEYRDAGARLRNLRRQESRLLTLVDKAASLSDVLALENELTRVRQEIESIEVRINYLGNVTEMATIHLEVREAGDKNAPDSQGVVKRAWNAFVESCRDLLRLLERLIVLLGSVLPYLIVIIGGLLMFRYFKKSKQ
- a CDS encoding glycosyltransferase family 2 protein, which gives rise to MHSLPLLSLCMIVKNEEAMLPRCLKSVSGLVDEIIIVDTGSTDSTREIGKKFNARVFDCAWDDNFSNARNFSLAQASGEWILVLDADEVLVFESRDQVKKLLSDPGVEGYFIRIVNLLGALREFETSEDFVVRLFRNKPEYRFTGAIHEQVRLSISHHAGENFLKRAPLTIYHDGYLSELIQKKSKVKRNTSVIIKALREQPGNPFLLYSLGCEYFVSDCFKEALSLFRQALSALSVREGYMPDLIIKMGLCLYKLGELSEMDLLITRYKDLYPLAPEQSFLSGLTKLDMGKLSEAEKDINECMMHLSFGSPHHLGIKKHQVYQVLGEINEAKHSWDKAVKFYFLALQSQPNYLYPLHKLINIYKNHHPRVRLEDFLGFCPPDTKYRLLTKLDWEIDDEAVIYLILGLIRDIMISDLNIAQLFIPRFLEILNDKQIALKNLRTAATAALAKAAVTLACYKAVEVGNTSEICKKLMDNIKDILLWKDENKP
- a CDS encoding carbonic anhydrase, giving the protein MRYILAILLIVAVAVVSGCAVQQQTAAPTTEKEKAAPELYTRGEVKTAEEAKQLLVEGNQRYVTGKVLNDDLSSSKREDLVKKGQHPFATILTCSDSRVSPEILFDQGLGDVFIIRTAGNVVEPVDIGSIEYGVEHLHTPVLVVMGHSNCGAVKATVEAVEKGDKMEGNIGAILTKIKPSVDKVKAAGASGDDLFKNAENENIKAVIAEIEAKSPVVKELVEQGKLKILGAKYHLDTGQVEWLE
- a CDS encoding RNA polymerase sigma factor, with translation MCLSDEVLIAQSKEGDVEAFTKLVAKYENKVYTIAYRFFGNHADASDIAQEAFIRVYKSLHSFRGNSAFLTWMYRVVTNVCKDELRKRAREKTVFIEELMDNKKGSAMRKEGSISKLPEDAVIRKEWQQEVQEILNSLSVEHRTVIIMRDIQGFSYEEIASMLQCSPGTVKSRLNRARHALKEKLLVRQELLDGISCSK